One Leptospiraceae bacterium genomic window carries:
- a CDS encoding YkgJ family cysteine cluster protein, translating into MRVASTDLVPFLCKATGRCCIHNLVILSSFDIFRIGKTLGASAKELFEKKLITYRINPASFWMEPILNSRTNSTCPFLFREVDANPEQYLCDIYESRPLVCRIYPLKYDKDNSVFMRFLPAEHRCFECITTENNPTLEDYLNTSNINELLEEFNQYLALVDKISASGMNLEKIKKNKAAQKKFFEIQSILYETYPEKENTHTSLPFEKIKIRIEEVLDKSERK; encoded by the coding sequence ATGCGGGTTGCTTCTACTGATCTAGTTCCATTTTTATGTAAGGCAACGGGAAGATGTTGTATTCATAACCTGGTGATTTTGTCAAGCTTTGATATATTTCGAATTGGAAAGACGTTAGGCGCATCAGCAAAAGAATTATTTGAGAAAAAATTAATTACCTACAGAATTAATCCAGCTAGTTTTTGGATGGAGCCTATTCTAAATTCCAGGACTAATTCTACTTGTCCTTTTCTGTTTAGGGAAGTCGATGCAAACCCGGAACAGTATCTATGCGATATATATGAATCTCGTCCACTGGTCTGTCGAATTTATCCGCTTAAGTATGATAAAGATAATTCTGTCTTTATGCGTTTTCTTCCCGCTGAGCATAGATGCTTTGAATGCATTACAACTGAAAATAATCCTACACTAGAAGATTATCTAAATACATCCAATATAAATGAATTGCTAGAAGAGTTTAATCAATATTTGGCGCTAGTCGATAAGATTTCAGCAAGTGGTATGAATCTGGAAAAAATAAAAAAGAATAAAGCTGCTCAAAAGAAATTTTTCGAAATTCAATCTATTCTCTATGAGACTTATCCAGAGAAAGAAAATACGCATACTTCCCTGCCATTTGAAAAAATAAAAATAAGGATAGAAGAAGTATTGGATAAGAGTGAACGGAAATAA
- a CDS encoding carboxypeptidase M32 yields the protein MMNELQSYRNFWKEYTRLGDILSLLHWDSEVMMPDDGREERAEQISQLSSLSHKMFTGDESKRQIENIKNLIAKNPPEAAPLRRELEILERDRNRAITLPIELVERFSKLTNLAHGIWADAKKNKDFKSFEPTLTEITELSIEMAECYGYTTERYDALLEGYETGAKSHDLENLFLHLKNSLIPIVNEGKSYPSPFKKPVPVELQKAFNDKLPGLLGLPPTASRLDISVHPFSTSLGSKDKRITTRYHITDPLSSIFGVLHETGHALYEYGLGQMKDYPSPLTAAASLGVHESQSRLWENQVGRSRAFWEYFYPILLKEFNIYHYDLPFNDLYNHLNSVNKSKIRVEADQVTYNLHIILRFEIERALISRKIKVSDLPEVWNQKMKESFDLTINDDSEGVLQDVHWSGGAFGYFPTYTLGNIYSAQLFHHFFTTHESFWDDVINRGDVTSLNKWLAKKVYSHGRILDPKDLIKEATGEAPKSDYLIKYLKTKVQEQE from the coding sequence ATGATGAATGAATTACAATCGTATAGAAATTTTTGGAAAGAATACACTCGTCTTGGTGACATTTTAAGCTTACTGCATTGGGATAGCGAGGTCATGATGCCGGACGATGGACGGGAAGAGAGAGCAGAGCAGATTTCGCAGTTGTCTTCCTTATCGCACAAAATGTTTACGGGCGATGAATCTAAGCGCCAAATTGAAAATATTAAAAACCTAATCGCCAAAAATCCTCCCGAAGCTGCACCTCTCAGAAGGGAATTAGAAATTCTAGAGCGCGATAGAAATCGTGCCATCACACTTCCCATTGAACTAGTCGAGCGATTTTCAAAGCTTACAAATCTTGCTCATGGAATTTGGGCTGACGCAAAAAAAAATAAAGACTTCAAATCCTTTGAGCCTACTCTCACTGAAATCACAGAGCTCTCTATCGAAATGGCGGAGTGCTATGGTTATACCACCGAGCGTTATGACGCACTGCTCGAAGGCTACGAGACAGGTGCAAAGTCACATGACCTGGAAAATCTTTTTCTTCATCTCAAGAACTCTTTAATTCCAATCGTCAATGAAGGAAAATCGTATCCATCTCCTTTTAAAAAGCCAGTTCCAGTAGAATTACAAAAAGCATTCAACGATAAACTTCCGGGCTTATTAGGATTACCCCCTACTGCCTCTCGGCTCGATATAAGTGTCCATCCATTTTCTACAAGCCTCGGCTCTAAGGACAAGCGGATAACAACTCGTTACCATATCACAGATCCTCTTTCGTCTATCTTTGGAGTCTTGCATGAAACAGGACATGCACTCTATGAATACGGCTTGGGGCAAATGAAGGATTACCCCTCTCCCCTGACTGCTGCAGCTTCTTTAGGCGTTCACGAATCCCAAAGTCGTCTCTGGGAAAACCAAGTAGGAAGATCCCGTGCCTTCTGGGAATATTTTTATCCAATTCTTCTAAAAGAATTTAACATCTATCACTATGATCTACCTTTTAACGATCTATACAATCACCTAAACTCAGTCAATAAATCCAAGATTCGAGTAGAAGCAGATCAAGTAACTTACAATCTTCACATCATTTTACGTTTTGAAATTGAGCGCGCTTTAATCTCTCGCAAAATTAAAGTTTCCGACCTTCCCGAAGTCTGGAATCAAAAAATGAAAGAAAGCTTCGATCTAACAATCAACGATGATTCAGAAGGGGTCCTTCAAGACGTGCATTGGAGTGGCGGAGCCTTCGGTTATTTCCCTACTTACACACTGGGTAATATCTATTCGGCGCAACTATTCCATCACTTCTTTACAACACATGAAAGTTTTTGGGACGATGTCATCAATCGTGGTGATGTAACTAGCTTGAATAAATGGCTAGCCAAGAAAGTATATTCTCATGGTCGCATTCTTGATCCAAAGGATTTAATCAAAGAAGCTACCGGGGAAGCGCCTAAGAGTGATTATCTGATCAAATACCTCAAGACCAAAGTGCAGGAGCAAGAATAA